The following proteins come from a genomic window of Theileria equi strain WA chromosome 2 map unlocalized gcontig_1105316255037, whole genome shotgun sequence:
- a CDS encoding hypothetical protein (encoded by transcript BEWA_043640A) — translation MNEYQYAKEKSFLTLTSVSSSYRINAWKEDLSRKTHFLSDSHGIQRNFTNTNGKTTRKLKEIIDQECKVEEYLDAIPITNYISHHRRNYTCDTTEKGHITKETHSTEIDDRKKEIEKSLTDGSKDSRETGRNNLNVPKEKYKITKGRPTHRYCAKTHDIIDKELEIWHNSHNSTLKWERIKSGLYLVGGSKVNLIKTNGILYVKSGEHRKNFDKMHIAKFVEEKQFCQSKKRI, via the coding sequence ATGAACGAATATCAATATGCGAAAGAAAAATCGTTTTTAACTTTAACATCAGTTTCTTCAAGTTATAGAATTAATGCATGGAAAGAGGATTTGTCAAGAAAAACCCACTTTTTATCTGATTCACATGGAATACAACGcaattttacaaatacGAATGGTAAAACAACTAGGAAATTAAAGGAAATAATCGATCAAGAATGCAAAGTAGAAGAATATCTGGATGCTATACCAATAACAAATTACATTTCCCATCATAGAAGGAATTATACATGTGATACTACGGAAAAAGGTCATATTACAAAAGAAACACACTCTACGGAAATAGATGATAGAAAAAAGGAGATCGAGAAATCTCTAACCGATGGATCTAAAGATTCCAGAGAAACTGGAAGGAATAACCTGAATGTACCAAAGGAAAAGTACAAGATCACAAAAGGAAGGCCAACACACAGATACTGTGCAAAAACCCACGACATTATCGATAAAGAGTTAGAAATCTGGCACAACTCACATAATTCTACCCTAAAATGGGAGCGCATAAAATCTGGACTATATTTGGTAGGTGGATCAAAGGTGAATTTAATTAAAACCAATGGAATACTATACGTAAAGAGTGGTGAACATAGGAAAAACTTCGATAAAATGCATATTGCAAAATTCGTAGAAGAAAAACAATTTTGTCAATCAAAAAAGCGCATATAG